In the genome of Cryptomeria japonica chromosome 8, Sugi_1.0, whole genome shotgun sequence, one region contains:
- the LOC131035914 gene encoding protein MAIN-LIKE 1-like, which translates to MELPMYGGKMDTKELIEWIDALNNYFEYKEVPEDKKENIGVLYCRQSRPSGLDLCDQLLDEEVAHIRHLGLYHMLHLQEITTNKALITALIERWHSKMCTFHLPTSETSITLEDVWWILHIPIHGDRVVYDHDDAIIGLCALFECDEQDLQISGHYDIPWAHLDYDDFTIVLCSIVGSVLIPDRRGHGFPVRWGRFLDDMNVHRHVYAWGSCLLEMVYYQMHNIVYLRYRSVSCGVTLLQTWAWEHISISRPVIHVDLQPEEPYAYTNTPKIRHKGSGNTLYCRHQFDILKHFIWRPYLDCPDWEDDDQHLPLCRELRYLIGRTLETQRIIEMYLPGWVLRQFGEVHGVPTITTYFAHVSREFLDWGACIQPHVAAAEFDTL; encoded by the coding sequence gagaatattggagtgctaTACTGCCGACAGAGTAGACCCAGTGGTCTCGATTTGTGTGATCAGTTACTTGATGAGGAGGTTGCACATATCAGACATCTAGGTTTATATCACATGTTACATCTGCAAGAGATTACGACCAACAAGGCCTTGATTACCGCATTAATTGAGCGGTGGCATTCCAAGATGTGTACATTCCATCTTCCTACCAGTGAAACATCCATTACATTAGAGGATGTCTGGTGGATTCTCCATATTCCCATTCATGGAGACAGAGTTGTATATGATCATGATGATGCTATCATAGGACTGTGTGCTCTTTTTGAGTGTGATGAGCAAGACTTACagatcagtggtcattatgatataccATGGGCTCATTTGGACTATGATGATTTCACTATAGTATTATGTAGTATTGTAGGCAGTGTACTTATCCCTGATAGGAGAGGTCATGGATTCCCAGTCAGATGGGGTAGATTCCTTGATGATATGAACGTTCATCGGCATGTCTATGCTTGGGGTTCTTGTCTCTTAGAGATGGTTTATTATCAAATGCACAACATTGTTTACTTGAGATACAGATCTGTCAGTTGTGGCGTTacattgctccagacttgggcttgggagcacatttctatttctaggccagTTATTCATGTTGATTTACAACCTGAGGAGCCATATGCATACACAAATACACCCAAGATTAGACACAAGGGCTCGGGTAACACATTGTATTGCCGACATCAGTTTGATATTTTAAAAcactttatttggagaccatacctGGATTGCCCCGATTGGGAAGACGATGACCAACATTTACCATTATGCAGAGAGCTGAGATATCTCATTGGTAGGACTTTGGAGACACAAAGGatcattgagatgtacctacctGGATGGGTACTTAGGCAGTTTGGGGAGGTACATGGAGTACCTACTATCACAACTTATTTTGCTCATGTTTCTCGTGAGTTTTTAGATTGGGGTGCATGTATACAACCGCATGTTGCTGCTGCAGAGTTTGATACACTTTAG